One region of Labrus mixtus chromosome 1, fLabMix1.1, whole genome shotgun sequence genomic DNA includes:
- the skor1a gene encoding SKI family transcriptional corepressor 1a isoform X6, with protein sequence MESTPGQLRDAGRDASSPPSSKQDAQSFSSSSSLRPNQVSETSLYGVPIVCLVIDGKERLCLAQISNTLLKNYSYNEIHNRRVALGITCVQCTPVQLELLRRAGAMPISSRRCGMITKREAERLCKSFLGAHSPPKLPENFAFDVTHECAWGCRGSFIPARYNSSRAKCIKCSFCNMYFSPNKFIFHSHRTTESKYLQPDAANFNSWRRHLKLTDKKAEDINHAWEDVKAMFNGGSRKRTLPMSGSGMSSSMKSQASSSLAQRSSPEVPHKSLRCDDDQGSNNLSLTSGARTYPVIPVPSKSFGMLQKIPPPLFPHHPYGFPSYGLCQKKTDGVSDASKTNVSGVFWPGAKDTLYPAFPMFWPTAGGLPLPPYPGSPPKPPPELPGVRQSELDLSDQSDRGTHRPKDTNLQPLHQQDGERCSSSQSSSTRTDEDKSGDETHQRKISYISAFRPVVKDAETIAKLYGNREGYGARASGYLSPDFISESSSYRSISPDRESVGDEDEDPDVDVESNRGQDEDEAIQISPGGVHRHSPVLDRVSSGAEESQEQPDASSPGAAATSPEDSVHTGSSEEDRRMRNGSPLHEVYAHGKDGHVLLNEPPSIGSKQSSSPRRSNGVHHHTSETQNQRNTTYQEQKDRQADGALRIDISVHERDLENMAKEELQKQLVEQVELRKKLEREFQHLKDNFQDQMKRELSYREEMVQQLQIVREAHDALHHFSCKMLTPRQCTGACTFKPPLLPP encoded by the exons ATGGAGTCGACGCCCGGACAGCTTCGAGACGCGGGACGAGACGCCAGCTCACCCCCCAGTTCAAAGCAGGACGCACAGAGCTTCTCCAGCTCGAGCTCCCTCAGACCCAACCAAGTGAGCGAGACCTCCCTGTACGGGGTGCCCATCGTATGTCTGGTCATAGACGGGAAGGAGAGGCTGTGCTTGGCGCAGATTTCTAACACCCTGTTGAAGAACTACAGCTACAACGAGATCCACAACCGCAGGGTCGCTTTGGGCATCACCTGTGTGCAGTGCACCCCCGTGCAGCTAGAACTCCTGCGGCGTGCGGGGGCCATGCCTATCTCCTCCAGGCGCTGCGGCATGATAACCAAGCGGGAGGCCGAGAGGCTCTGCAAGTCCTTCCTGGGAGCGCACAGCCCCCCGAAGCTTCCAGAGAATTTTGCATTTGATGTTACTCATGAGTGCGCGTGGGGCTGCAGAGGCAGTTTTATCCCCGCCAGATACAATAGCTCCAGAGCAAAGTGCATCAAGTGCAGCTTCTGCAACATGTATTTCTCCCCAAATAAATTCATCTTCCACTCCCACCGCACCACAGAGTCCAAATACCTGCAGCCTGACGCGGCCAACTTTAACTCGTGGAGACGCCACCTGAAACTGACGGACAAAAAGGCTGAAGACATTAACCACGCGTGGGAGGATGTAAAGGCCATGTTCAATGGAGGGAGCAGAAAGAGGACTCTGCCAATGAGTGGCTCGGGAATGTCCTCTTCAATGAAATCTCAGGCCTCGTCCAGCCTGGCCCAAAGAAGCTCCCCTGAGGTCCCACACAAAAGTTTACGCTGCGACGACGATCAGGGGAGTAATAACCTGAGTTTGACGAGCGGCGCGCGGACCTACCCGGTCATCCCTGTGCCCAGCAAGAGCTTTGGCATGCTCCAGAAAATCCCCCCACCTCTGTTCCCCCACCACCCCTATGGCTTCCCGAGCTACGGCCTGTGTCAGAAGAAGACCGACGGAGTGTCTGACGCGAGCAAAACCAACGTGTCTGGTGTGTTTTGGCCCGGCGCAAAGGACACCCTCTACCCTGCGTTCCCCATGTTCTGGCCTACAGCTGGAGGCCTCCCCTTGCCGCCTTACCCGGGATCTCCACCCAAACCTCCCCCAGAGCTGCCAGGCGTCCGACAGAGCGAGCTCGACTTATCTGACCAAAGCGACCGGGGCACACACAGACCCAAAGACACCAATCTCCAGCCTCTCCATCAACAGGACGGAGAGCGCTGCTCCAGCTCCCAGTCCTCCTCCACCCGGACTGACGAGGATAAATCCGGGGACGAGACCCACCAGAGGAAAATCAGCTACATTTCGGCCTTCAGACCTGTGGTCAAAGACGCGGAGACCATCGCTAAACTTTACGGCAACCGGGAAGGCTATGGCGCGCGTGCCTCTGGCTACCTGTCCCCGGATTTTATCAGCGAGAGCTCCAGTTACAGATCCATCTCCCCGGACAGAGAAAGTGTGGGTGATGAAGACGAAGACCCGGACGTGGATGTGGAGTCAAACCGAGGGCAAGACGAGGACGAGGCGATTCAGATCTCCCCTGGGGGGGTGCACCGTCACTCCCCCGTGCTGGACAGGGTGTCATCTGGTGCTGAGGAGAGTCAGGAGCAGCCTGACGCCTCCAGCCCCGGAGCAGCAGCAACATCACCGGAGGACTCAGTTCACACCGGGTCATCAGAGGAGGACAGACGGATGCGTAATGGCTCTCCTCTTCATGAA GTGTACGCTCATGGCAAAGACGGCCACGTGCTCCTCAACGAGCCTCCGTCGATTGGGTCCAAACAATCGAGCAGCCCCCGCAGATCCAACG GTGTTCATCATCACACGTCTGAAACACAGAACCAGCGTAATACAACATATCAGGAGCAGAAGGACAGACAAg ccGATGGAGCTTTACGCATCGACATCAGTGTGCACGAGAGAGATCTGGAGAACATGGCCAAAG agGAATTACAGAAGCAGCTTGTGGAACAAGTAGAGCTGAGGAAAAAGTTGGAGAGAGAATTTCAGCATTTAAAAG ATAATTTTCAGGATCAAATGAAGCGTGAGCTGTCCTACAGAGAGGAAATGGTCCAGCAGCTGCAGATTGTTCGAG AAGCTCACGACGCCCTTCATCATTTCTCGTGTAAGATGCTCACCCCTCGCCAGTGTACCGGAGCCTGCACCTTCAAACCCCCACTGCTGCCCCCATAG
- the skor1a gene encoding SKI family transcriptional corepressor 1a isoform X7 — MESTPGQLRDAGRDASSPPSSKQDAQSFSSSSSLRPNQVSETSLYGVPIVCLVIDGKERLCLAQISNTLLKNYSYNEIHNRRVALGITCVQCTPVQLELLRRAGAMPISSRRCGMITKREAERLCKSFLGAHSPPKLPENFAFDVTHECAWGCRGSFIPARYNSSRAKCIKCSFCNMYFSPNKFIFHSHRTTESKYLQPDAANFNSWRRHLKLTDKKAEDINHAWEDVKAMFNGGSRKRTLPMSGSGMSSSMKSQASSSLAQRSSPEVPHKSLRCDDDQGSNNLSLTSGARTYPVIPVPSKSFGMLQKIPPPLFPHHPYGFPSYGLCQKKTDGVSDASKTNVSGVFWPGAKDTLYPAFPMFWPTAGGLPLPPYPGSPPKPPPELPGVRQSELDLSDQSDRGTHRPKDTNLQPLHQQDGERCSSSQSSSTRTDEDKSGDETHQRKISYISAFRPVVKDAETIAKLYGNREGYGARASGYLSPDFISESSSYRSISPDRESVGDEDEDPDVDVESNRGQDEDEAIQISPGGVHRHSPVLDRVSSGAEESQEQPDASSPGAAATSPEDSVHTGSSEEDRRMRNGSPLHEVYAHGKDGHVLLNEPPSIGSKQSSSPRRSNGVHHHTSETQNQRNTTYQEQKDRQADGALRIDISVHERDLENMAKEELQKQLVEQVELRKKLEREFQHLKDNFQDQMKRELSYREEMVQQLQIVRAHDALHHFSCKMLTPRQCTGACTFKPPLLPP, encoded by the exons ATGGAGTCGACGCCCGGACAGCTTCGAGACGCGGGACGAGACGCCAGCTCACCCCCCAGTTCAAAGCAGGACGCACAGAGCTTCTCCAGCTCGAGCTCCCTCAGACCCAACCAAGTGAGCGAGACCTCCCTGTACGGGGTGCCCATCGTATGTCTGGTCATAGACGGGAAGGAGAGGCTGTGCTTGGCGCAGATTTCTAACACCCTGTTGAAGAACTACAGCTACAACGAGATCCACAACCGCAGGGTCGCTTTGGGCATCACCTGTGTGCAGTGCACCCCCGTGCAGCTAGAACTCCTGCGGCGTGCGGGGGCCATGCCTATCTCCTCCAGGCGCTGCGGCATGATAACCAAGCGGGAGGCCGAGAGGCTCTGCAAGTCCTTCCTGGGAGCGCACAGCCCCCCGAAGCTTCCAGAGAATTTTGCATTTGATGTTACTCATGAGTGCGCGTGGGGCTGCAGAGGCAGTTTTATCCCCGCCAGATACAATAGCTCCAGAGCAAAGTGCATCAAGTGCAGCTTCTGCAACATGTATTTCTCCCCAAATAAATTCATCTTCCACTCCCACCGCACCACAGAGTCCAAATACCTGCAGCCTGACGCGGCCAACTTTAACTCGTGGAGACGCCACCTGAAACTGACGGACAAAAAGGCTGAAGACATTAACCACGCGTGGGAGGATGTAAAGGCCATGTTCAATGGAGGGAGCAGAAAGAGGACTCTGCCAATGAGTGGCTCGGGAATGTCCTCTTCAATGAAATCTCAGGCCTCGTCCAGCCTGGCCCAAAGAAGCTCCCCTGAGGTCCCACACAAAAGTTTACGCTGCGACGACGATCAGGGGAGTAATAACCTGAGTTTGACGAGCGGCGCGCGGACCTACCCGGTCATCCCTGTGCCCAGCAAGAGCTTTGGCATGCTCCAGAAAATCCCCCCACCTCTGTTCCCCCACCACCCCTATGGCTTCCCGAGCTACGGCCTGTGTCAGAAGAAGACCGACGGAGTGTCTGACGCGAGCAAAACCAACGTGTCTGGTGTGTTTTGGCCCGGCGCAAAGGACACCCTCTACCCTGCGTTCCCCATGTTCTGGCCTACAGCTGGAGGCCTCCCCTTGCCGCCTTACCCGGGATCTCCACCCAAACCTCCCCCAGAGCTGCCAGGCGTCCGACAGAGCGAGCTCGACTTATCTGACCAAAGCGACCGGGGCACACACAGACCCAAAGACACCAATCTCCAGCCTCTCCATCAACAGGACGGAGAGCGCTGCTCCAGCTCCCAGTCCTCCTCCACCCGGACTGACGAGGATAAATCCGGGGACGAGACCCACCAGAGGAAAATCAGCTACATTTCGGCCTTCAGACCTGTGGTCAAAGACGCGGAGACCATCGCTAAACTTTACGGCAACCGGGAAGGCTATGGCGCGCGTGCCTCTGGCTACCTGTCCCCGGATTTTATCAGCGAGAGCTCCAGTTACAGATCCATCTCCCCGGACAGAGAAAGTGTGGGTGATGAAGACGAAGACCCGGACGTGGATGTGGAGTCAAACCGAGGGCAAGACGAGGACGAGGCGATTCAGATCTCCCCTGGGGGGGTGCACCGTCACTCCCCCGTGCTGGACAGGGTGTCATCTGGTGCTGAGGAGAGTCAGGAGCAGCCTGACGCCTCCAGCCCCGGAGCAGCAGCAACATCACCGGAGGACTCAGTTCACACCGGGTCATCAGAGGAGGACAGACGGATGCGTAATGGCTCTCCTCTTCATGAA GTGTACGCTCATGGCAAAGACGGCCACGTGCTCCTCAACGAGCCTCCGTCGATTGGGTCCAAACAATCGAGCAGCCCCCGCAGATCCAACG GTGTTCATCATCACACGTCTGAAACACAGAACCAGCGTAATACAACATATCAGGAGCAGAAGGACAGACAAg ccGATGGAGCTTTACGCATCGACATCAGTGTGCACGAGAGAGATCTGGAGAACATGGCCAAAG agGAATTACAGAAGCAGCTTGTGGAACAAGTAGAGCTGAGGAAAAAGTTGGAGAGAGAATTTCAGCATTTAAAAG ATAATTTTCAGGATCAAATGAAGCGTGAGCTGTCCTACAGAGAGGAAATGGTCCAGCAGCTGCAGATTGTTCGAG CTCACGACGCCCTTCATCATTTCTCGTGTAAGATGCTCACCCCTCGCCAGTGTACCGGAGCCTGCACCTTCAAACCCCCACTGCTGCCCCCATAG
- the skor1a gene encoding SKI family transcriptional corepressor 1a isoform X2 has translation MESTPGQLRDAGRDASSPPSSKQDAQSFSSSSSLRPNQVSETSLYGVPIVCLVIDGKERLCLAQISNTLLKNYSYNEIHNRRVALGITCVQCTPVQLELLRRAGAMPISSRRCGMITKREAERLCKSFLGAHSPPKLPENFAFDVTHECAWGCRGSFIPARYNSSRAKCIKCSFCNMYFSPNKFIFHSHRTTESKYLQPDAANFNSWRRHLKLTDKKAEDINHAWEDVKAMFNGGSRKRTLPMSGSGMSSSMKSQASSSLAQRSSPEVPHKSLRCDDDQGSNNLSLTSGARTYPVIPVPSKSFGMLQKIPPPLFPHHPYGFPSYGLCQKKTDGVSDASKTNVSGVFWPGAKDTLYPAFPMFWPTAGGLPLPPYPGSPPKPPPELPGVRQSELDLSDQSDRGTHRPKDTNLQPLHQQDGERCSSSQSSSTRTDEDKSGDETHQRKISYISAFRPVVKDAETIAKLYGNREGYGARASGYLSPDFISESSSYRSISPDRESVGDEDEDPDVDVESNRGQDEDEAIQISPGGVHRHSPVLDRVSSGAEESQEQPDASSPGAAATSPEDSVHTGSSEEDRRMRNGSPLHEVYAHGKDGHVLLNEPPSIGSKQSSSPRRSNGVHHHTSETQNQRNTTYQEQKDRQADGALRIDISVHERDLENMAKEELQKQLVEQVELRKKLEREFQHLKGRTKNNFQDQMKRELSYREEMVQQLQIVRDTLCSELDQERNARYAIQQKLKAHDALHHFSCKMLTPRQCTGACTFKPPLLPP, from the exons ATGGAGTCGACGCCCGGACAGCTTCGAGACGCGGGACGAGACGCCAGCTCACCCCCCAGTTCAAAGCAGGACGCACAGAGCTTCTCCAGCTCGAGCTCCCTCAGACCCAACCAAGTGAGCGAGACCTCCCTGTACGGGGTGCCCATCGTATGTCTGGTCATAGACGGGAAGGAGAGGCTGTGCTTGGCGCAGATTTCTAACACCCTGTTGAAGAACTACAGCTACAACGAGATCCACAACCGCAGGGTCGCTTTGGGCATCACCTGTGTGCAGTGCACCCCCGTGCAGCTAGAACTCCTGCGGCGTGCGGGGGCCATGCCTATCTCCTCCAGGCGCTGCGGCATGATAACCAAGCGGGAGGCCGAGAGGCTCTGCAAGTCCTTCCTGGGAGCGCACAGCCCCCCGAAGCTTCCAGAGAATTTTGCATTTGATGTTACTCATGAGTGCGCGTGGGGCTGCAGAGGCAGTTTTATCCCCGCCAGATACAATAGCTCCAGAGCAAAGTGCATCAAGTGCAGCTTCTGCAACATGTATTTCTCCCCAAATAAATTCATCTTCCACTCCCACCGCACCACAGAGTCCAAATACCTGCAGCCTGACGCGGCCAACTTTAACTCGTGGAGACGCCACCTGAAACTGACGGACAAAAAGGCTGAAGACATTAACCACGCGTGGGAGGATGTAAAGGCCATGTTCAATGGAGGGAGCAGAAAGAGGACTCTGCCAATGAGTGGCTCGGGAATGTCCTCTTCAATGAAATCTCAGGCCTCGTCCAGCCTGGCCCAAAGAAGCTCCCCTGAGGTCCCACACAAAAGTTTACGCTGCGACGACGATCAGGGGAGTAATAACCTGAGTTTGACGAGCGGCGCGCGGACCTACCCGGTCATCCCTGTGCCCAGCAAGAGCTTTGGCATGCTCCAGAAAATCCCCCCACCTCTGTTCCCCCACCACCCCTATGGCTTCCCGAGCTACGGCCTGTGTCAGAAGAAGACCGACGGAGTGTCTGACGCGAGCAAAACCAACGTGTCTGGTGTGTTTTGGCCCGGCGCAAAGGACACCCTCTACCCTGCGTTCCCCATGTTCTGGCCTACAGCTGGAGGCCTCCCCTTGCCGCCTTACCCGGGATCTCCACCCAAACCTCCCCCAGAGCTGCCAGGCGTCCGACAGAGCGAGCTCGACTTATCTGACCAAAGCGACCGGGGCACACACAGACCCAAAGACACCAATCTCCAGCCTCTCCATCAACAGGACGGAGAGCGCTGCTCCAGCTCCCAGTCCTCCTCCACCCGGACTGACGAGGATAAATCCGGGGACGAGACCCACCAGAGGAAAATCAGCTACATTTCGGCCTTCAGACCTGTGGTCAAAGACGCGGAGACCATCGCTAAACTTTACGGCAACCGGGAAGGCTATGGCGCGCGTGCCTCTGGCTACCTGTCCCCGGATTTTATCAGCGAGAGCTCCAGTTACAGATCCATCTCCCCGGACAGAGAAAGTGTGGGTGATGAAGACGAAGACCCGGACGTGGATGTGGAGTCAAACCGAGGGCAAGACGAGGACGAGGCGATTCAGATCTCCCCTGGGGGGGTGCACCGTCACTCCCCCGTGCTGGACAGGGTGTCATCTGGTGCTGAGGAGAGTCAGGAGCAGCCTGACGCCTCCAGCCCCGGAGCAGCAGCAACATCACCGGAGGACTCAGTTCACACCGGGTCATCAGAGGAGGACAGACGGATGCGTAATGGCTCTCCTCTTCATGAA GTGTACGCTCATGGCAAAGACGGCCACGTGCTCCTCAACGAGCCTCCGTCGATTGGGTCCAAACAATCGAGCAGCCCCCGCAGATCCAACG GTGTTCATCATCACACGTCTGAAACACAGAACCAGCGTAATACAACATATCAGGAGCAGAAGGACAGACAAg ccGATGGAGCTTTACGCATCGACATCAGTGTGCACGAGAGAGATCTGGAGAACATGGCCAAAG agGAATTACAGAAGCAGCTTGTGGAACAAGTAGAGCTGAGGAAAAAGTTGGAGAGAGAATTTCAGCATTTAAAAGGTAGGACAAAAA ATAATTTTCAGGATCAAATGAAGCGTGAGCTGTCCTACAGAGAGGAAATGGTCCAGCAGCTGCAGATTGTTCGAG ACACTTTGTGCAGCGAGTTGGACCAAGAGAGAAACGCTCGTTATGCAATACAGCAGAAGCTAAAAG CTCACGACGCCCTTCATCATTTCTCGTGTAAGATGCTCACCCCTCGCCAGTGTACCGGAGCCTGCACCTTCAAACCCCCACTGCTGCCCCCATAG
- the skor1a gene encoding SKI family transcriptional corepressor 1a isoform X1 yields MESTPGQLRDAGRDASSPPSSKQDAQSFSSSSSLRPNQVSETSLYGVPIVCLVIDGKERLCLAQISNTLLKNYSYNEIHNRRVALGITCVQCTPVQLELLRRAGAMPISSRRCGMITKREAERLCKSFLGAHSPPKLPENFAFDVTHECAWGCRGSFIPARYNSSRAKCIKCSFCNMYFSPNKFIFHSHRTTESKYLQPDAANFNSWRRHLKLTDKKAEDINHAWEDVKAMFNGGSRKRTLPMSGSGMSSSMKSQASSSLAQRSSPEVPHKSLRCDDDQGSNNLSLTSGARTYPVIPVPSKSFGMLQKIPPPLFPHHPYGFPSYGLCQKKTDGVSDASKTNVSGVFWPGAKDTLYPAFPMFWPTAGGLPLPPYPGSPPKPPPELPGVRQSELDLSDQSDRGTHRPKDTNLQPLHQQDGERCSSSQSSSTRTDEDKSGDETHQRKISYISAFRPVVKDAETIAKLYGNREGYGARASGYLSPDFISESSSYRSISPDRESVGDEDEDPDVDVESNRGQDEDEAIQISPGGVHRHSPVLDRVSSGAEESQEQPDASSPGAAATSPEDSVHTGSSEEDRRMRNGSPLHEVYAHGKDGHVLLNEPPSIGSKQSSSPRRSNGVHHHTSETQNQRNTTYQEQKDRQADGALRIDISVHERDLENMAKEELQKQLVEQVELRKKLEREFQHLKGRTKNNFQDQMKRELSYREEMVQQLQIVRDTLCSELDQERNARYAIQQKLKEAHDALHHFSCKMLTPRQCTGACTFKPPLLPP; encoded by the exons ATGGAGTCGACGCCCGGACAGCTTCGAGACGCGGGACGAGACGCCAGCTCACCCCCCAGTTCAAAGCAGGACGCACAGAGCTTCTCCAGCTCGAGCTCCCTCAGACCCAACCAAGTGAGCGAGACCTCCCTGTACGGGGTGCCCATCGTATGTCTGGTCATAGACGGGAAGGAGAGGCTGTGCTTGGCGCAGATTTCTAACACCCTGTTGAAGAACTACAGCTACAACGAGATCCACAACCGCAGGGTCGCTTTGGGCATCACCTGTGTGCAGTGCACCCCCGTGCAGCTAGAACTCCTGCGGCGTGCGGGGGCCATGCCTATCTCCTCCAGGCGCTGCGGCATGATAACCAAGCGGGAGGCCGAGAGGCTCTGCAAGTCCTTCCTGGGAGCGCACAGCCCCCCGAAGCTTCCAGAGAATTTTGCATTTGATGTTACTCATGAGTGCGCGTGGGGCTGCAGAGGCAGTTTTATCCCCGCCAGATACAATAGCTCCAGAGCAAAGTGCATCAAGTGCAGCTTCTGCAACATGTATTTCTCCCCAAATAAATTCATCTTCCACTCCCACCGCACCACAGAGTCCAAATACCTGCAGCCTGACGCGGCCAACTTTAACTCGTGGAGACGCCACCTGAAACTGACGGACAAAAAGGCTGAAGACATTAACCACGCGTGGGAGGATGTAAAGGCCATGTTCAATGGAGGGAGCAGAAAGAGGACTCTGCCAATGAGTGGCTCGGGAATGTCCTCTTCAATGAAATCTCAGGCCTCGTCCAGCCTGGCCCAAAGAAGCTCCCCTGAGGTCCCACACAAAAGTTTACGCTGCGACGACGATCAGGGGAGTAATAACCTGAGTTTGACGAGCGGCGCGCGGACCTACCCGGTCATCCCTGTGCCCAGCAAGAGCTTTGGCATGCTCCAGAAAATCCCCCCACCTCTGTTCCCCCACCACCCCTATGGCTTCCCGAGCTACGGCCTGTGTCAGAAGAAGACCGACGGAGTGTCTGACGCGAGCAAAACCAACGTGTCTGGTGTGTTTTGGCCCGGCGCAAAGGACACCCTCTACCCTGCGTTCCCCATGTTCTGGCCTACAGCTGGAGGCCTCCCCTTGCCGCCTTACCCGGGATCTCCACCCAAACCTCCCCCAGAGCTGCCAGGCGTCCGACAGAGCGAGCTCGACTTATCTGACCAAAGCGACCGGGGCACACACAGACCCAAAGACACCAATCTCCAGCCTCTCCATCAACAGGACGGAGAGCGCTGCTCCAGCTCCCAGTCCTCCTCCACCCGGACTGACGAGGATAAATCCGGGGACGAGACCCACCAGAGGAAAATCAGCTACATTTCGGCCTTCAGACCTGTGGTCAAAGACGCGGAGACCATCGCTAAACTTTACGGCAACCGGGAAGGCTATGGCGCGCGTGCCTCTGGCTACCTGTCCCCGGATTTTATCAGCGAGAGCTCCAGTTACAGATCCATCTCCCCGGACAGAGAAAGTGTGGGTGATGAAGACGAAGACCCGGACGTGGATGTGGAGTCAAACCGAGGGCAAGACGAGGACGAGGCGATTCAGATCTCCCCTGGGGGGGTGCACCGTCACTCCCCCGTGCTGGACAGGGTGTCATCTGGTGCTGAGGAGAGTCAGGAGCAGCCTGACGCCTCCAGCCCCGGAGCAGCAGCAACATCACCGGAGGACTCAGTTCACACCGGGTCATCAGAGGAGGACAGACGGATGCGTAATGGCTCTCCTCTTCATGAA GTGTACGCTCATGGCAAAGACGGCCACGTGCTCCTCAACGAGCCTCCGTCGATTGGGTCCAAACAATCGAGCAGCCCCCGCAGATCCAACG GTGTTCATCATCACACGTCTGAAACACAGAACCAGCGTAATACAACATATCAGGAGCAGAAGGACAGACAAg ccGATGGAGCTTTACGCATCGACATCAGTGTGCACGAGAGAGATCTGGAGAACATGGCCAAAG agGAATTACAGAAGCAGCTTGTGGAACAAGTAGAGCTGAGGAAAAAGTTGGAGAGAGAATTTCAGCATTTAAAAGGTAGGACAAAAA ATAATTTTCAGGATCAAATGAAGCGTGAGCTGTCCTACAGAGAGGAAATGGTCCAGCAGCTGCAGATTGTTCGAG ACACTTTGTGCAGCGAGTTGGACCAAGAGAGAAACGCTCGTTATGCAATACAGCAGAAGCTAAAAG AAGCTCACGACGCCCTTCATCATTTCTCGTGTAAGATGCTCACCCCTCGCCAGTGTACCGGAGCCTGCACCTTCAAACCCCCACTGCTGCCCCCATAG